The following coding sequences are from one Cyprinus carpio isolate SPL01 chromosome A24, ASM1834038v1, whole genome shotgun sequence window:
- the cavin4b gene encoding caveolae-associated protein 4b — MADKPGLAGVADEPSALNIFTLLERVSGIIDNVQACQQRMEERQLELENSVKTIQVDVVKLTKEHTATSSTVEKLLAKTRKVSCHVKDVRVRVEKQNIRVKKVEETQVELLNKNKFRVVIYQGDNEVPAVAAPKASPKGAMGGDAPIDPDAPEAPLPDSDEEYMVVEEADSSTAAKLKKTGLKRFESLKQTFSRENMTKTKENLGTKVNKLGERIVTAERREKIRQSGERLKQSGERFKETITKTVPAKLNLKKERTVAEGQEGAEGTTEGTAPIPPPKGRKASPGVAYSEPTEKQEGPDEGKGEESEVPMYDMKQLS, encoded by the exons ATGGCCGACAAACCGGGACTGGCAGGTGTGGCGGATGAGCCCAGTGCCCTGAACATCTTCACTCTGTTGGAGAGGGTGTCCGGGATCATAGACAATGTGCAAGCATGCCAGCAACGCATGGAGGAGAGGCAGCTGGAGCTGGAGAACAGCGTGAAGACCATCCAGGTGGACGTGGTGAAGTTGACGAAGGAGCACACGGCGACTAGTAGCACCGTGGAGAAACTTCTAGCGAAAACACGCAAGGTCAGCTGCCACGTCAAGGACGTCCGTGTACGAGTGGAGAAGCAGAACATACGTGTCAAGAAGGTGGAGGAAACCCAAGTCGAGCTGCTGAACAAAAACAAGTTCCGTGTTGTCATCTACCAG GGAGATAACGAGGTCCCAGCTGTAGCTGCTCCTAAAGCATCTCCGAAGGGAGCAATGGGTGGAGACGCTCCCATAGACCCAGATGCCCCGGAGGCTCCGCTTCCCGACTCAGATGAGGAATACATGGTCGTTGAGGAGGCCGACTCGTCTACTGCTGCCAAACTAAAGAAGACCGGCCTGAAGCGCTTTGAAAGCCTGAAGCAGACCTTCTCCCGTGAGAACATGACTAAGACCAAAGAGAATCTGGGTACCAAGGTCAACAAGCTGGGTGAGCGCATAGTAACAGCAGAACGACGTGAGAAAATCCGCCAGTCTGGGGAACGGCTGAAACAGTCTGGTGAGCGTTTCAAGGAAACCATCACAAAAACCGTGCCAGCAAAACTCAACCTGAAGAAGGAAAGGACGGTGGCTGAAGGTCAGGAGGGAGCTGAAGGGACCACGGAAGGAACAGCACCCATCCCACCACCGAAGGGCCGCAAGGCCAGCCCTGGTGTGGCCTACTCAGAGCCAACGGAGAAACAAGAAGGTCCAGATGAGGGCAAGGGCGAGGAATCGGAAGTGCCAATGTATGATATGAAGCAGCTTTCTTAA